The Prunus persica cultivar Lovell chromosome G7, Prunus_persica_NCBIv2, whole genome shotgun sequence genome has a segment encoding these proteins:
- the LOC18770925 gene encoding cytokinin dehydrogenase 3: MGEKFPTPTLLIVIFFILSRLISTIGYSLRDDPESIRLASSDYGHILRENPAAVLYPTSIDEISSLIKFSNLISTPFSIAARGHGHSTMGQAMAPNGVVVDMMSLKNHLPSHASGIIVNTFNSSVNNNYYYADVGGGQLWIDVLHASLEHGLAPVAWTDYLYLTVGGTLSNAGISGSAFRFGPQISNVYEMDVVTGQGDFVTCSPQNNSDLFFGVLGGLGQFGIITRARIALEPAPKRVKWVRMLYNDFSAYARDQERLISVNGRKQSNALDYLEGSLLINQGSPNNWRSSFFPQSTYSRIISLVTKHGIIYSLEVAKYYDQHTETAVDKELELLLKGLSFLPGFVFEKDVAYVEFLNRVKSGEEKLQSQGQWDVPHPWLNLFVPKSRISDFDAGVLKGIVLKRNITTAPVLLYPMNRTKWDDRMSAVVPEEEVFYTVGFLHSSGFDEWEALEEQNKEILKFCASVGIEIKQYLPYYKTQQGWMNHFGSKWKTFQKRKALFDPKKILSPGQRIFNK, encoded by the exons atgggtGAGAAGTTTCCAACCCCAACACTTTTGATAGTCATATTCTTCATTTTGAGCCGTCTGATCTCAACCATCGGGTACAGTCTTCGTGATGATCCTGAGTCCATTAGATTAGCTTCTAGCGATTATGGCCACATTCTGAGAGAAAACCCAGCAGCTGTTTTGTACCCAACCTCCATTGATGAAATTTCAAGCTTGATCAAATTCTCAAACCTTATTTCCACCCCTTTCAGCATAGCTGCTAGAGGCCATGGCCATTCCACCATGGGACAAGCCATGGCTCCAAATGGGGTTGTGGTGGACATGATGTCCTTGAAAAATCACCTCCCTTCTCATGCCTCTGGGATTATTGTTAACACTTTTAATTCAAgtgttaataataattattattatgctGATGTGGGAGGTGGTCAGCTTTGGATTGATGTGCTGCATGCCTCATTAGAACATGGACTTGCACCGGTCGCGTGGACCGACTACTTGTACTTAACCGTCGGTGGGACCCTCTCCAACGCCGGCATCAGCGGCTCGGCTTTCCGGTTTGGTCCTCAGATTAGCAATGTGTATGAAATGGATGTCGTCACTG GACAAGGTGATTTTGTGACTTGCTCCCCACAAAACAACTCTGATCTCTTCTTTGGGGTCCTTGGAGGCTTAGGTCAGTTTGGGATCATAACCAGGGCAAGAATTGCCCTAGAGCCAGCTCCAAAAAGG GTTAAGTGGGTGCGAATGCTTTACAATGACTTCTCGGCATATGCCAGAGACCAAGAACGTTTAATTTCAGTCAATGGAAGGAAACAAAGCAATGCCCTTGATTACTTAGAAGGTTCACTTCTAATCAACCAGGGTTCCCCTAATAATTGGAGATCCTCCTTTTTCCCACAATCCACTTACTCGAGAATTATTTCTCTTGTAACCAAACATGGCATAATCTATTCCCTGGAAGTTGCCAAATATTATGACCAACACACTGAAACGGCAGTGGATAAG GAACTTGAACTTCTACTCAAAGGGTTGAGTTTTCTTCCTGGATTTGTGTTCGAGAAGGATGTCGCCTATGTGGAGTTTCTGAATAGAGTTAAATCTGGAGAGGAAAAGCTTCAGTCACAAGGACAGTGGGATGTTCCTCATCCATGGCTGAATCTCTTTGTTCCGAAAAGTCGCATCTCGGATTTTGATGCAGGCGTGCTTAAGGGCATTGTTCTTAAGCGAAACATTACCACCGCACCAGTCCTCCTTTACCCAATGAACCGGACCAA ATGGGATGATCGGATGTCAGCAGTTGTGCCCGAAGAAGAAGTTTTCTACACCGTGGGATTTTTGCATTCAAGTGGGTTTGATGAGTGGGAGGCACTTGAGGAGCAAAACAAAGAGATACTAAAATTTTGTGCTAGTGTTGGTATAGAGATTAAGCAGTATCTTCCCTACTACAAAACACAACAAGGTTGGATGAACCACTTTGGCTCGAAATGGAAAACCTTCCAGAAGAGGAAAGCTTTGTTCGACCCCAAGAAAATACTTTCACCAGGACAAAgaattttcaacaaataa